In Pseudobacter ginsenosidimutans, the following are encoded in one genomic region:
- the uvrC gene encoding excinuclease ABC subunit UvrC: MTAQEFQQQSHKIPTDPGIYKYYDTQDNLLYVGKAKSLRKRVSSYFSKTFTSYKTHELVQRIARIEFTIVDSEQDAFLLENSLIKQFQPRYNINLKDDKTYPYIVLKKEPFPRVFLTRRKINDGSEYLGPFTSVARVRELIDFIRSNIPLRTCKLNLTETNIRKHKFKVCLEYHLGNCKGPCEGFQSEEDYQDGLNQVKNVLKGNLNPVIQHFKQEMRAAAEQLAFEKAAILHKKIEHLEQYQAKSIIVSNRMMTADVFSILRDNDLAYVNYLMMENGSIVQTHTVQLETHLDETDEEVLAFGIAQLRSTFNSPAAEIILPFPINYEEPGVVLTIPKGGDKKKLLELSEKNVNYFREELFKKKILQLEGKDDMERKKVLYQLQDDLQLPEVPVHIECFDNSNFHGSYPVSAMVCFRDGVPSKKDYRHYNVKTVQGINDFATMKEVVGRRYKRLMDEGASLPQLVIIDGGKGQLGYALEAIEELGLQGRMTLVGLAKNEEELFFAGDQQSLKLPYNSESLKLIRRIRDEVHRFGITFHRKKRSQGTFKNELEQIKGIGKNTADQLLKEFRSVKRIREAGEEAIARLIGSSKAKIIAAHFKAADNNGKADSNDGVNGENNAPAAPQEGHADSSTGPNESTV; this comes from the coding sequence ATGACGGCACAGGAATTTCAGCAGCAGTCCCATAAGATCCCCACCGATCCGGGCATATACAAATACTATGATACACAGGATAATCTCCTGTATGTAGGCAAGGCCAAGAGCCTGCGCAAAAGGGTGAGCTCTTATTTCAGCAAGACCTTCACTTCCTACAAAACGCATGAACTGGTGCAGCGCATCGCGCGCATCGAGTTCACCATCGTGGATTCCGAACAGGATGCCTTCCTGCTGGAGAATTCGCTGATCAAACAATTCCAGCCACGCTACAATATCAACCTGAAAGATGATAAGACCTATCCTTATATCGTTCTGAAAAAAGAACCATTCCCCCGCGTATTCCTTACCCGCCGGAAGATCAACGACGGATCCGAATACCTGGGACCATTCACTTCTGTTGCGCGTGTTCGCGAGCTCATCGATTTCATCAGGTCGAATATCCCTCTCCGGACCTGTAAGCTCAATCTAACTGAAACCAACATACGAAAACATAAATTCAAGGTCTGCCTGGAATATCATCTCGGTAATTGTAAAGGTCCCTGCGAAGGATTCCAATCCGAAGAGGATTACCAGGATGGATTGAACCAGGTAAAGAATGTACTGAAAGGGAATCTTAACCCCGTGATCCAGCATTTCAAACAGGAAATGCGCGCAGCGGCTGAACAACTGGCATTTGAGAAAGCCGCAATCCTGCACAAGAAGATAGAGCACCTGGAACAATACCAGGCAAAATCGATCATTGTTTCCAACCGGATGATGACGGCAGATGTGTTCTCAATCCTGCGGGATAACGACCTGGCCTATGTGAACTATCTCATGATGGAGAATGGCTCCATCGTTCAAACCCATACGGTACAACTGGAGACCCACCTGGATGAAACGGATGAAGAAGTACTGGCTTTCGGTATCGCACAGCTGCGTTCCACTTTCAACAGTCCCGCCGCAGAGATCATCCTCCCCTTCCCCATCAACTATGAAGAACCTGGCGTGGTGCTCACCATTCCCAAAGGCGGCGACAAAAAGAAACTCCTGGAGCTCTCAGAAAAGAACGTGAATTATTTCCGCGAAGAACTGTTCAAGAAAAAAATACTGCAACTGGAAGGCAAGGATGATATGGAGCGAAAGAAAGTGCTGTACCAATTACAGGATGATCTGCAATTACCGGAAGTTCCGGTGCATATCGAATGTTTCGATAACTCCAACTTCCATGGAAGTTATCCCGTTTCGGCGATGGTCTGTTTCAGGGACGGTGTGCCCAGCAAAAAAGATTATCGTCATTACAATGTGAAAACTGTGCAGGGCATCAATGACTTTGCCACGATGAAGGAAGTGGTTGGAAGGCGTTACAAACGCCTGATGGATGAAGGCGCTTCCCTGCCTCAACTGGTGATCATCGATGGCGGCAAAGGGCAGCTGGGCTATGCGCTGGAAGCCATAGAAGAGCTCGGGCTACAGGGCAGGATGACACTTGTAGGCCTTGCCAAGAATGAAGAGGAATTATTCTTTGCTGGTGATCAGCAAAGCCTGAAGCTTCCCTACAACAGCGAAAGCCTGAAACTGATCAGGCGTATCCGCGATGAAGTGCATCGCTTCGGTATCACATTTCACCGGAAGAAAAGAAGTCAGGGCACATTCAAGAATGAGCTGGAACAGATCAAAGGGATCGGAAAGAATACAGCCGATCAGTTGCTGAAAGAATTCAGAAGTGTGAAGCGAATAAGGGAAGCCGGGGAGGAAGCGATTGCCAGGCTGATCGGATCATCAAAAGCAAAGATCATTGCAGCCCATTTCAAAGCTGCAGACAATAATGGCAAAGCAGATTCCAACGATGGTGTCAACGGTGAAAACAATGCCCCTGCAGCTCCGCAGGAAGGCCATGCAGATAGCTCAACAGGTCCAAACGAAAGCACTGTCTGA
- the porN gene encoding type IX secretion system ring subunit PorN/GldN → MKNRLIKLGMLLAVLAFVSTEVDAQAKKPVREKSTRTTTAKKTNSNRTQAAANPAAIAPAPDTVKPVVAAPPEADLNIPPLKPSLRNDNAIERNLVKERTPLAYEHIREDDAVYVQRVWREIDVHEKMNLPFVYKADGDLGNQRFIMILLNAIKNDSITAFAPLDDRFTTPITFKEIATALVGVPRVIQIPDLVNDSDGSKGLMKDTTIIDEFDPDKSVERYWIKEDVIFDKESSRLFTRILGIAPLKSIYNEDGSFRDVTPLFWVYYPDLRTTFAKYEVYNGRNFGGKVSWEELFESRMFSSRIIKSTINNPNDLFIKSYVKDPILALLEGENVKEKIFNYEQDLWSY, encoded by the coding sequence ATGAAGAACCGTCTTATCAAACTCGGAATGCTGCTCGCAGTGTTAGCGTTTGTTTCCACAGAGGTGGATGCGCAGGCCAAAAAGCCTGTTCGCGAGAAGTCTACCCGCACTACCACCGCAAAGAAAACGAACAGCAACAGAACACAGGCTGCTGCCAATCCCGCTGCTATCGCACCGGCTCCCGATACCGTGAAGCCCGTTGTGGCCGCACCCCCGGAAGCAGACCTCAACATACCGCCACTGAAGCCTTCTTTGCGCAATGACAATGCCATTGAACGCAACCTCGTAAAAGAGCGTACCCCATTGGCGTATGAGCATATCCGTGAAGATGATGCGGTTTATGTTCAACGTGTATGGAGAGAAATCGATGTACACGAAAAAATGAACCTTCCCTTCGTTTACAAAGCTGATGGCGATCTCGGTAACCAACGCTTTATCATGATCCTGCTCAATGCCATCAAGAACGATAGCATCACTGCTTTCGCTCCTCTTGACGACAGGTTCACCACTCCCATCACATTCAAAGAGATCGCAACAGCGCTCGTAGGCGTGCCAAGAGTGATCCAGATCCCTGACCTGGTGAATGATTCAGATGGTTCCAAAGGCCTCATGAAGGATACAACCATCATCGATGAATTCGATCCTGATAAATCTGTTGAACGCTACTGGATCAAAGAAGATGTGATCTTCGATAAAGAATCTTCCCGCTTGTTCACCCGTATTCTCGGTATCGCTCCGCTGAAATCCATCTACAACGAAGATGGTTCCTTCCGCGACGTAACACCGCTGTTCTGGGTGTACTATCCTGATCTTCGCACCACTTTCGCCAAGTATGAAGTATACAATGGCCGCAACTTTGGTGGAAAGGTTAGTTGGGAAGAACTATTCGAGAGCCGTATGTTCTCCAGCAGAATTATCAAGTCAACCATCAACAACCCGAACGATCTGTTCATCAAATCTTATGTAAAGGATCCTATCCTTGCATTACTCGAAGGAGAAAATGTAAAAGAGAAGATTTTCAACTACGAACAGGATCTCTGGTCATATTAA